ACCACGACGCTTCACGAAGTGTATCGTCATCATGTTTTCACGTCACCCGTCCGTTATTACTTGACACCACACCTGCCCTCGCCTCGACGCAACGCTCTACACCGCCATGCCACGCGAGGGATTGTTTCtgaatattattactactacttCTGGGAGGCGGTTTGAGTCCCGGGCTTTTTTTATGCCGGAAGATTGGGGAAAGGGGCTGTCACGGCCACTCCCCAGGGCTGTACATCTATTGGTACCTACTTGCGGAAAAGCCGTgcaggaagagagagagagaggttgGAGACCAAAAAGAGCCAAGATTTCTGGccaaagcttttattatccgGGGAGGGAGCCGATTGTGTTTATTTTGGATACGAGATTAGAAACAATCAATGCTTGGGCGCGTTTGCTGGCCCCGATTCTCACGATCATCTCCCATGCCGGCCTCACGGTCCTCCACTTGTCCCATGCGGTGAAGAAGCTGACTCGGGACTGTAGAATGTGGCTTGCTTGCGCGTCGATTGTCGAGCATGGACCAGGAGACGCGAGATGGACGACCCGCGCCAACCGGGAGGGGGATAGACAAGGGTGTTGGTTGTTGTCATTTGTGTAATCGTATTCATATCCGTATCCAATGTGTGTATCGTATCTCCTCATCAGTTCATCATGTCCAACTGTGGCTCTTCTAAGGTGTCATGAATAGCATCATGGCCAGCCGTCGCAGCTCCGAAACTCATCATCTCGCCACCTCGTACTCGTGTCTCCACTAAAGGAAGACACTCCTGCATCCAACTTTGGCTCCTGTCACTGGCCAACACAACTGATACaagcttggcctcctccacGACCTCCTCACCTGTCTTTTCGTCTCCAACGATATAGACTGTGTCCAAGCGATTTGAACACGTCTGCTCCATCTCAGACACTCAAGCCCTCGTTCCTCAGCTTCTCGTACAGTGTCCCCATGGACGCCGCATAGCCCGGCACCAGAATGCCCTCGCCGGTAGGCACTGGTGCGTTGAATAGAGGAACCACTCTCGTGGCGCCCTTGGTGACCTCGAGAATCGTTCCGTCGCCGAGTTCCTCGTTCACGACGAGCTGCCACATACCCTGGGCAATCTCTTCGGGCTCGATAAGGACCGTGTCTTCATCCAGCATCACAGCCTTGGTCGGATCATCGTGCCAGAGAGGTGTCTACCATTATCAGCTTGAAGTCAAGTGTGTGTCGTCGCTGATGCTCACGCTCACTGCACCGGGAGCTACACACCCCACGCGGATTCCAAGCTCATCACGCAGCCCCCCCAGGGACCGCACGAAACCGTGTAAGCCATGCTTGCTCGCAAAGTACAGCGGCGTCGTGATACCCGCCCCATAGCCCGCCATGCTACCGACGTGCACAAGAGTACCTTTCTACTTGGTCTTGGTCCAGTGACCGATGGCTAACTGACTCAACCGGATGGGAGATGCAAGGTTGACATCTAAAACAGCATAATGGCCTGGATCCGCATCTGCAGGGTCGGCAGAGACTGTGTTCCGGTTGCTCTCCGTCTTGGGGGCCTCCCAAAAGGACGCCCACTTTGGCTCAAAGAGGCCAGCACCTGCAACGACAATGTCGACGGATGAGAACCTGTCCACGGCCGTCTTCCACACTGAGCTAAGCTCTGGCCATGATGCAACGTTGGTCTTTTGAAAGAAGGCGCCGGCTTGCCCGTCAGCAGCCGGAAAGGGGTAttgcttgaggagctcctcaGCTTCTGGTTGAAGTTTAAGATCGGCGATGAGAACTGAGCAGCCCTTTTCGAGAAGCATACGAGCGAAGCACAAGTTGATACCTTGTGACGATGTCAGCTATTGAAACCCTCATAGTCTGCAACGTCAACTTCGTACCTGAGCCAGCCCCAGTAATGAGGGCATGTTTGCCCTGGACAGTAATAGTGGTCATTCTAAAAGCCAAAAGAATGCTGTTTCTTCAATGTCACAATGAAGGATTCGGTCCAGGGTCTTCAAAGTTACAGGGTTGGTTCAGTATCGGGAATCTCACAACCGCCCTAGTCGGTTTTTAATTCAACCGAAACGACGATGAGATGAGCATCAGTAGCGGATACAGTCCCCGATTCTCTGCGGGGTATCTCATgttaaaaagaagaagagagacatGGGCCGACCGTGGCCTCATGAGCCAAGCCCTGCCGCTGCAGGCCCTCAAGtcctggccttctcctcatccacgGATCCCTGCATCTCGGAGGGGACAGGATCCTCGGGCTTCCCATCCCGGCATGCCCAGCCGTCGACCAGACGCAGCGTCTCGCGGCTCCACAGCCTGTTCATGAGGGACAGCCGCACGGGGACcagggcgatgatgatgagggggAAGGCGGGCGCCGCGACGGTGAGCGTCACGCCAAAGACGATGCCTGTGAGGATGATCTGGGTGATTGTGTAGGCGTGGATGCCGAACCAGGTTACGCCGGGGGGCAGCTCGTGTAGGTCTGATGGCGGAGTGAGAAGATGGACGACTCGCTCGAGAATGGGGTTGACTGAAAGGGACTGGTAACCCATGAACATGAATAGACCAGCGAGCACCGACGTCTGCGTGAGACCGAGTAGCTTCTGCAGCGGCGGAGAGACAAAGACGAGGATCATGGCTGCTTGGATGAAGTGCGAATATCTCTGCTCATATGTTCGTGCAACCGGCCGGGGTGAATCTGGCTGCTCCCCCTCTTCAGCGGGAGGACTCTCAAGGACGTAATGCATCAGCGACTCTGAGTGTAGCGGCGCCTGAGGGAGGAGTCCGTTGGCTGGAGGGATACCCAAGATACCGCAGATGATGGTGGTTGTTCCCAGAAGGACAATATCCCAGGCATATCCGCCAGGCTTCTTTGTTCCGTACCGCTTCACGGTACAGATTATGCTGCTAATCTCGTGGTCAAAGTAGAACAGAACAGTGACGATGGCACCAGGGATCATGGATAGGAAGATCCATTCCACAGGCAGGTCCCAGAAGCGCACAAAGAAGGTCTGTCGATCGGGGTTCGTAGGTCTAAACTTGGTCTGGACCTCGAGGCGAACGTGGTCCAAGTCTGCCAGCTCTCCGATATAAGGGATGCCGATCCAGAAGACGATAGAGATAGCAGCGGCATACTCTGTTAGTCCAAGACGAACGTAGCGATGAAGCATGGGCTTCCACGAGTTTGCCGTCGACAGCAGGATGGCCAGTAGACATGTTCCAAAGGCGCCAATGATGGCGTACAGAAAGGCTGCCAGCGAGACGCGGGCATGGGTACGCTTAAGCTCCATGGCAGCCTTGTGGAAGTAGATGACGCTGTTGAGCAGGGAGAAGATGTCGGCACTAAAGTGCGTCACGTACTGCATGGTCCAGTCGTGGGCGTTGAAGATTGCCAGGAGGTAGTGCATCCATCCGGCGTGGATAAGGGACCATGCCATGACGGGGAGGAACTCGACCTATAGACGATGAGAAGGTGTTCAAGATGCGGTTTAGAGGATCTTACGTGAAAGTGTGTTTCACATAGTTCGTAGATGTTTTCAGCCAACACGGAAAAGGGGCCTGTGACGCCCAAGATGGTGAGAGGTTGGCCAGAGAAGCTACATTCATCAGCGTTGTGATATTTGAGAATGACAGTCAGCTCACTTACACAGAAAAGATCAACCCGCAGAGTCCAGTGCTAAACACCACCTCGATAGTTCCCCAAGACTTGCCCGTAAGAGTGTACAAGTCGCTGGCAAATGTGATCCCCGGCAGAAtgttggtgaagaagatgtaGACGGCGCTCGCAATCACCTGCTGGTTAAAGACTTGCCAGTCTGATACCCATCGGCTCTTAAGGTTGACCACATCCTGCTTCAGCAACCGAAAGGGGCGAAGCTTGCCACCCTTTCCAAAGTACTTGGAGGGCTGACCGGATTCATCGTTGGTGCTGAATGTTTCATCTTGGACTGCTTGGTTGCCTGGGCTGTTCTGTGATGCTGGAGTGATGGTGTTCCCAGATCCAAAGGTAGGAGTCCTCTCCATCTCAATTGAACCAGCCGGCTCGTTTCTGGTCATTTCTCGAAGAAGAGAATGCGGCTCCGTCAACGACAATTTGATGCAAGAAGTCAAAACAGCGCAATTGCTTTGTGGGAGTGAGACATGCTGGAGCCCTTTCCAATCTGGTCTGGGACCCCAACCCAACTTATATCGTCTCTTGCCTTCAGTTCCTTGGTCTAGAGCATGCACTTGGCATTGTCTTGGCTCTAGATTCAGGTCTTGGCTTTTATTCCTCTTGTGTATGTCATCGGTGAGCCGAATGGATTGCTAGGGCTTCACCCGCACACTCAATGGATGAATTCATAACGCGTGCTCGCTCCTCAATCAGCAATTGGCTCAGCAAGTTCTCTTGGTGTGACGTCATGAGGTGAGCTACTCTATCTCCAAAAAGTCTTATCTCCACGTGCCGGGGTGGGGCGAGGCTGAGGGAGGGACAATTGTGCAAGGCTGACATTTACATCATCTTTTTTTCAAGGGTCTAGACCCTTCGTGTTGATGGTAACAGATGCGAGTTCCGAGGCGCACGCCTACAAACATGTTCCCGACAGCCAATCCCGAGTGATATCCAAACCCCGCGACAACCATGGCCAAGTTCATCCCCCGCCAGGCCTTTTCCATCCCAGGCTCGGTCCCCAAGACCTACTACATCGGCCACCATGCCTCCGCACAGCAACAGGTGGTGAATAAGCTCTCCAACATCTCCCTGATCCTCGAGTGCCGCGACTTTCGCCTTCCGCTATCCACCCATAACCCTCGCCTCGAGCGTGCCGTCGCCGGCCGCCAGCGCCTCGTCGTCTACACAAAGTCGAGCCTCGGCAGCGACAGCCCCGGCGCCGCAAACGCCCTGCGAAAGCTACACACCGACCGCTGCGTCATCTGGGATAAGGCCGACCCCGCCACCACAAAGGCTTTGCTaaagaaggtcaaggaggttgcGCGGGAGGCGGACTCGCTGACGGGCGTGTGGGCCATGATCGTCGGCATGCCCAACGTCGGCAAGAGCACGTTGCTCAATGCGCTACGGAAGGCCGGTATGCCGGAGCGGACGGCCAAGGTCGCAAAGACCGGGGACCAGGCGGGCGTGACACGAAAGATTGGTACGCCCGTCCGTATCCTCGAGCCTGAGGCCCGAGGCGGAGTGGGTGACGGCGCCTTTGTCCTGGACACGCCCGGCATCTTTCAGCCATATGTCGATGACGGCGAGACCATGATCAAGATTGCCCTTGTGCAGGGCATCAAGAAGGGGCTGATACCGGACGTTATTCTAGCCGATTATCTCCTCTACCGGATCAACCTCGTGGATCCCACCATATACGAGCGATATTGCCCTCCCACAAACGACGTCGAGGAGTTGCTCGGGGCCGTAGCCAGGAAGGAGGGCAAGATAAAGCGCGGTGGACAACCCGTTCTTTCGCGCGCTGCTGACAGAGTCTTGTTCCAATGGCGAGAGGGGAATCTGGGCAGGTTTGTTCTCGATGACCTATCAGACAGCGCCATTGAGGAATACCAGACCTGCATGGCAAACCCCAAGCTGAGCCTGAACCAGGCAAAGAAGCTGCAGAAGCAAGCGCGCGCCCAAGAAAAGGCGGGTGCGTAGTATGACCTCAAGGTCCTGAACCTGTGTGTCATTGTATCGTTGTATCATATATCTGTCTGTATAGACGACATTTTCCATGTACACTACCTAACGACGCTCTGTTATTCATATCCATCCCTCCGAGATTCATGCTTATCCCATAATAATGCTGCGCCATTGCAGCTTTGTAAGACGCCAATGGCAAACTCTTTCAACCAGGCATACTGGGGTATAAGAAAAGAGCCGGAACACCAAAGAGCCCAGACCTCGTGGTTGGTTCCGGATAAAAGACGAACGAGAAACCGTAACTAATGAGCGATGAAAGATAACCGCATCCCTGCATCTTGCCTTGATGCTTCGTGACGCCCCGTGATGCACCCAACCGTGAACTCCAAAAAAGATTCAAGAAACCATGACCGCCCATCATTGCCACCGCCTAGCATAGCAGGGTGCTGTCGAAACCCGGTGCTGTATGTGCTTAGGTGTACTGGCTCTGCCACTTGACCATATCCCGTGTTAGAAcgtccatcatctccatacAGTTCAGGTCTTTGAAATCCTTGTCGTGAGAAGACTCCCTGGTCGATCCGTTCTCCACTGCCATGGACTGGTTCTCGGGTTTGCCAGCTACTTGTGGGACAGGAGTCTTCTGGGGTGAAACCTGTCCGCTGCTTGCGGCCCCGTTGGGCACCGGAATGGCTTCTGCCGCGAGGTCTACCTGGGTCCGCGAGATAAAGTCCATGATGGCGCCGACACGTCGCTTCATATCCATCATGCTCAACTTATGATGTGGGGCCGCCTTTGATTTTCCATGTCGGTGGTGCTCGTTGGTCGCCTTGGAATGGCCTGTTGTTGAGTCGTCCCCATTCTTCTGAATGTCTCGCGACATTGACCGTGCCGGAGATTCGCCATCCGCGTCACGGTCTCTAGTATACTGGTTTctgcccttgcccttcttgtgAGTATTTCTGCCACCTCGTTTATGGGTATTCGTAGTCGGAGGGTGGCTCGCGGGTGGAGTGTCAGGGACTGGCTGAACCGGAGGAGCTGGAGTCTCGGTCACAATTGGAGTCTCAATGCTCTTTGCCGCAGGCGGTTTGACCGGGGCGACAGGCGTCTCGTCAGAAGGGTCCGAATCTACCAAAAATTAGCAATCGAATATAGTCTCAGATAGGTTCAACTTACCCTCTCCACGGCGCCTTTCTGCGCGTCCTTTGCGCTTATCCGCTGCCTCTTGCCTCTGACGTTCTTTGTCTTCTTTTTCCGTCTTTGCTTTTTGAGTCTTGTTATTTCGAGCCTTTTTTGCGCCACTGCGAGTGCTCGACTCTTCATCTGACTCTTCGCGACTGGTGGCCTCGACAGGTTGAGCAGGAGGTGAAGCGGAGCGAGAACTGGTTCGCTGTCTCTTGACATTCGTGTGGCTTCTCGTTGCCGTCAGCTTATCATCCCGAGGCTGGGTATGAAGGGCGACTGACTCTTCACTGTCACTCCGCCCCCGCTTGGCTCTCCTGGTCAAGGCCTCTGGCGCATCATGAGGAGCATCTTCCTTGCTTGCCTCAATGGCGCGAAGGAGTTGTTCATCTTCGTAGGCTCGGTCGCGGCTGTTCATTGTAGATCGGCGCTTCGACGTCTGCGAAGCAGAGGTAGGGCGTGAGTTTTTGCCTGTCCCGTTCTTTGGGGAGCGAGTCCCCTCCTTGGCAATCGAGGCAGCCCGCGACGTGGCCCGCGATGGGCGATTGAGAGGAACATATTTCGAGTATTTTTGTCTGTCAAGCAGAGGATATTAGCATTCGGGCAAAATCAACGCTGGCGTGCGAACTTTGCAGTGGGCCAAGAGCGAAAGAGGCCGACGGTGAGTCGAAAAAAGTCGACCACAACCATTCGGACGAATTTCGAGATGGCCAGTTCGCATTAAATCGAGACAGAAACTGACGTACCCGTTGCTTGCAGTATGGATTTTATGTAGGTCTTTGCGACATTGCTCGCAGAAATATTCTTCGGGAGAGCTTTCGGCACTGAAAATGCCTACGCAGGCACCGTGCTGCCAGACTTTGCAAACGTCGCATTGAACGAAGAAGCCGGTAACATCTTCAGTGAACTCAATGGAGGCGAAAAAGTCGGCGTCGGGTCCCTCGACAGGAGGGCGACCCGGGTAGTCCTCAGAATCGCAGATGCAGCGGAcagcctcatcttcctcctcctggaggTCGTCGCTTCCATTTGCCATGTCAAAATTGTCAGGCCTGGAAGCCTTTTCGGTATCGTCGTCGTGATTACGTTTTCGCCGGCGACCGAGGAGGGTGTCGTCGAGATCCTCAAAGGGCTCCGACGACAATGAGGCGCTAGGCGTGGacttggtggaggagggcttGACGACGGATCTCGTGTTCCGTTCGGCTCGGCCAGAGGTGCTCGACGAGACAGATGATTGCTGGGATTGTGAATTGGTCGCGCGGGCTCTCGATGACCGTCGCGGCGAGGGAGGTGCCATGAGTGAGTCGGGTCACCGAGGTGGggagaggaaaagagaaggagacgTGAGAcgtgaggaggacgaggacgagaccCAAGGTCCGGTGGGCGAATATAGGCGCGTGTAACACTGCCGAGAGAAAGGATGTATAGTCAAAGCTGCTAAAAGAGTCGGGGAAAGGTAGGATCGCGAGAATTGGTGTGTGGTGCGGTAGCGATCAAGGCAGATGTGGGAGCTGGGCCGGAGACCAGCGTCGACGAGAGAGACtagaaggtcaaggaggagcaGTCGAGTTGAAGACAAGATTGGCAAGCAAGCATGTCGTAGAGGAGTAAAGGCGAAGCAGTCATGACCCGGAGGAACCGCAACAATGTGTGTATGGGCGAGAGGAGACgagaggagaagcttggtccggaggaggagaactGGAAGAGATGGACGAAAGCGTGggagagcgagcgagcggcATCCATCAGAGAGAGCGAGGGAAGGTGGGCGCGGGCCTTGAGTGGGCGCGGGCCTGGGTGGGCGAAGCGCGGCGTGGTGTCGCTTCAGAACAGAGCCGAACCACTACAGCACCACGAAATTCGCCAGGTACCTGGAGGAGGTACCTCACAGGGGTCCTAGGGTCCATATCCGCACTGGGGGGCACGCGCCTTACAGGGAGCTTCAGCGCTGTCCATCCACTGTTCAGAAATTGTTTCGATTAGCTCGCCCGCGCTGCGAGGCGGGTAATGCCCGGTTGCAGTCCGATAGTCCGCCCTGCGCGGTTGATTTCCGCTGAATGGACCTCAGTGACATCAGGGAATCATTGATGTCGCAGTCAGCAAACTCTCGTCATGGAACTGCCATGTTGTTTATTTCATGACTCACAGTTATGAAGATGgcagtaaaaataaaaataaataaagcgTAGTGTAGCTGAATTTATTCAAGTATTTAAATCGGCAGAATCATAAACTAGACACAGTGCAAATCATCTAAGTCTCGATCATAGCCAGGGAGTGGTGGGCGAGGGGAGGGCGAGTGCCACCTTGACAGCACACCAGAGGGGGAATTCTGCTGACTAACCTAATAACCGCCCTCGGCCCTCGTTGCAACTCCTAGCCTCAGTGACGATTCGCACACTTGAATTACGGAAACTTCCAAGGTGCTATCAGCTTTGCGCTGTTACGATCTACGTCACTTACTCTCGGGGCCTCTATCGACGACCTGCTGTTTCATTTCGAGCCTCGTCTGCGCTTGCCCGAGGTGTCCCTCACCCTCCTGGGCCCCGTCCGCCCGTCAGTGACTGGGTAAGCCACCCGACCTTGAACGACCGGCAGCAAGCCTGGCGACTATCGGCATAACCGCTGCGAGAGACCGTCGATGCTACAACCAGAGACATCACCAGTGCCAGCCCACGCTCGTCGTAGTCGCAGCTGCTCGGGCATGACATGCCTTGCATCGACGACCATGTTCTGACCCGCACACAGAACGCTTTAGAGCCCGACCGAACCAACTTAACCCCCCCTTCGAGCTTTCCAGCGTCAACCAGCCTCGACGCCCGGCGTGCCCACCTACGACCTTGATACCCCTTCGAATTGCACGGTCGATCTTGAATAGTCGAGTCTTGTTTGTCGACGTATTTGTACAGATTGCTCCCTCCTGGGCTTGTTTGGGGAAACTTGTCGCTCCACCGTTCTTGGTTATACGGTTTGGGTCAGGGTTATTATACGATGTTTGCTGGGTACGCTTTCCGTTTGATTCCAACGCCGGCGAAGCCCGTCGCAATCCCCAGCTGGCCGTTGATTGATCACCCCGGACGGTTATCAAGCCTGGGATGCGGTCGGCGGTATCCCACATGTCCATATCCCCCACCATCTACCTCTCTGCTCCCATGTCCTCATTCGC
The window above is part of the Fusarium falciforme chromosome 3, complete sequence genome. Proteins encoded here:
- a CDS encoding G domain-containing protein; this translates as MAKFIPRQAFSIPGSVPKTYYIGHHASAQQQVVNKLSNISLILECRDFRLPLSTHNPRLERAVAGRQRLVVYTKSSLGSDSPGAANALRKLHTDRCVIWDKADPATTKALLKKVKEVAREADSLTGVWAMIVGMPNVGKSTLLNALRKAGMPERTAKVAKTGDQAGVTRKIGTPVRILEPEARGGVGDGAFVLDTPGIFQPYVDDGETMIKIALVQGIKKGLIPDVILADYLLYRINLVDPTIYERYCPPTNDVEELLGAVARKEGKIKRGGQPVLSRAADRVLFQWREGNLGRFVLDDLSDSAIEEYQTCMANPKLSLNQAKKLQKQARAQEKAGA
- a CDS encoding PHD domain-containing protein, whose protein sequence is MAPPSPRRSSRARATNSQSQQSSVSSSTSGRAERNTRSVVKPSSTKSTPSASLSSEPFEDLDDTLLGRRRKRNHDDDTEKASRPDNFDMANGSDDLQEEEDEAVRCICDSEDYPGRPPVEGPDADFFASIEFTEDVTGFFVQCDVCKVWQHGACVGIFSAESSPEEYFCEQCRKDLHKIHTASNGQKYSKYVPLNRPSRATSRAASIAKEGTRSPKNGTGKNSRPTSASQTSKRRSTMNSRDRAYEDEQLLRAIEASKEDAPHDAPEALTRRAKRGRSDSEESVALHTQPRDDKLTATRSHTNVKRQRTSSRSASPPAQPVEATSREESDEESSTRSGAKKARNNKTQKAKTEKEDKERQRQEAADKRKGRAERRRGEDSDPSDETPVAPVKPPAAKSIETPIVTETPAPPVQPVPDTPPASHPPTTNTHKRGGRNTHKKGKGRNQYTRDRDADGESPARSMSRDIQKNGDDSTTGHSKATNEHHRHGKSKAAPHHKLSMMDMKRRVGAIMDFISRTQVDLAAEAIPVPNGAASSGQVSPQKTPVPQVAGKPENQSMAVENGSTRESSHDKDFKDLNCMEMMDVLTRDMVKWQSQYT